A section of the Rummeliibacillus pycnus genome encodes:
- a CDS encoding putative polysaccharide biosynthesis protein, with protein sequence MSSLMKGTAILTIGMFLSKVLGLVYIFPFYAIIGQENVALYSYAYVPYTIMLSVAISGAPIAVSKFVAKYNSLGDYESGRKLVRSGLLIMTITGFLTFLALYLLADPIAHLVIKDKEQVFSVSQIAGVIRWISFALIVVPFMSLVRGFFQGYDHMEPTAISQLVEQIIRIIALLVGSFLVMRVFNGTAQTAISFAVFSAFIGAIAGLISLWYYWRKLQPEFNLKLQSSVSSGQLSYKSIYKEVITYSIPYVFVGIANPLFQLVDMLTFNTAMSNIGLARVSDDYLGMLNFTTQKIVIIPVMLATGFSMALVPAITNYYTKNQRGALINAMDKTYQILLFITLPAVVGISLLSTDIYHLLYSESAMGSSILATYAPVAILFALFQVTAALLQGIDYQKWIVFSLLTGILIKLAINIPLIEAFQTKGAILATTIGYVVSIIINMIVLKKALNYKSKMVIRRSLLIIALTVVMAAFVIVAHKVLVVMFGPAHSKLLALLYIVVCISVAVAIYAFLSLRIGLAQKLLGSKIEKIASKFGL encoded by the coding sequence ATGTCATCTTTAATGAAAGGGACTGCCATACTAACAATTGGCATGTTTTTATCGAAAGTACTTGGCCTCGTTTACATATTCCCGTTTTATGCCATAATTGGGCAGGAAAACGTGGCATTATATTCGTATGCCTATGTTCCATATACAATTATGCTATCGGTAGCGATCTCTGGTGCACCGATTGCAGTTTCAAAATTTGTAGCAAAATATAATAGTCTTGGTGATTATGAATCTGGACGTAAACTTGTTCGTTCTGGGTTACTTATAATGACGATTACAGGTTTTTTAACTTTCTTAGCCTTATATCTTTTAGCGGATCCAATCGCGCATTTAGTGATTAAAGATAAAGAACAAGTTTTTTCTGTCTCACAAATTGCAGGGGTTATTCGATGGATTAGTTTTGCCTTGATTGTTGTACCATTTATGAGCTTAGTCCGTGGCTTTTTCCAAGGCTATGATCATATGGAGCCAACAGCAATTTCACAATTAGTAGAGCAAATTATTCGCATTATTGCGTTATTAGTGGGTTCTTTTCTTGTTATGCGTGTCTTTAATGGTACAGCACAAACAGCCATTTCATTTGCAGTATTTTCAGCATTTATAGGCGCTATAGCAGGTTTAATCTCTCTTTGGTATTATTGGCGAAAGCTTCAGCCAGAGTTTAATCTAAAGTTGCAAAGTAGCGTATCATCTGGTCAACTATCTTATAAAAGTATTTATAAAGAAGTAATTACGTATTCTATTCCATATGTATTTGTAGGAATAGCAAATCCACTATTTCAACTAGTAGATATGCTAACCTTTAATACAGCAATGTCTAATATTGGATTGGCTAGAGTATCAGATGATTATCTAGGTATGTTAAACTTTACCACACAAAAAATAGTCATTATCCCTGTCATGCTTGCGACAGGTTTTTCAATGGCACTTGTACCTGCTATTACAAACTACTATACGAAAAACCAACGTGGTGCACTGATTAACGCTATGGATAAAACATATCAAATCTTGCTGTTTATCACGTTACCAGCAGTTGTTGGTATTTCACTTTTATCAACAGATATTTATCACTTACTCTATTCTGAAAGTGCAATGGGCTCAAGCATTTTAGCAACATATGCACCAGTTGCCATTTTGTTTGCGTTATTCCAAGTAACAGCAGCATTATTGCAAGGGATTGATTATCAAAAATGGATTGTATTTAGTCTTTTAACAGGTATATTAATAAAATTAGCCATTAATATTCCTTTGATTGAAGCATTCCAAACAAAAGGTGCTATTTTAGCAACAACAATTGGTTATGTTGTTTCAATCATTATTAACATGATTGTTTTAAAAAAGGCTCTAAATTATAAATCAAAAATGGTGATTAGACGTTCATTATTAATCATTGCATTAACAGTTGTTATGGCTGCTTTTGTTATTGTCGCACATAAAGTACTAGTGGTTATGTTTGGACCTGCACATTCAAAATTACTGGCACTTCTGTATATAGTTGTTTGTATTTCAGTTGCAGTTGCAATATATGCTTTCTTATCGCTCCGAATCGGACTTGCTCAAAAACTGTTAGGCTCTAAAATTGAAAAAATTGCAAGTAAATTTGGTTTGTAG